The sequence below is a genomic window from Barrientosiimonas humi.
CCTCCTCGTCGAGGGTCAGGTCGATCAGCGGATCCTCGTCGGCGAGCTCGGCCAGCCCGGCGAACATCGCGGTGCGCTGCGCGGGGTCGAGCGGCTCGACGAGGGCCTGGAGCGTGGTGGGCGGGAAGCGGTGCGCTCGTCGTCGCGGCGGTCGGCCGACCACGTCACCGACGCGCGCGGCGGGCAGGCCGCGCAGCACCGCGATCTCCCCGGCGCGCACGCGCCGCTCGTCCTGCAGCCCGCCCGGGCGACTCACCTCGATGCGGGTGACCCGGCGCGCCGCGGAGTCACCGACGACGAGCTGCTCGCGCACCCGGATCTGACCGGACCACAGGCGGATCCACGCCCGGCGTGCACCCTCGGCGTCGTGGTCGACGGCGAACACGCTGGCGGCGGTGGGGGTCTGCTGCTCGCTCGCCCGGGGCAGGACCTGCCGCAGCGCGGACCGCAGCTGGGGGAGGCCGGCGCCGGTCACGGCCGACCCGACCAGCACGGGGGCGAGCCGACCGGCGGCGGTGGCCCGGCGCAGCGCCTCTGCGACTTCCACCTGGTCGATGGGCTCCGCGTTCGCCCACCGCTCCAGCAGACGGTCGTCGGACTCGGCGACCGCTTCGACGGTCGCCTCGTCGGTCAACGAGATCGTCTGCGCCGCAGCGGTTCTCGTACCCTCGCCGAGCGCGCGGGTGAGAGGCGCGACGTGCGGACCCAGCCGACGACGTACGTCGGTGAGGACTCGACCGACATCGGCACCCGATCGGTCGATCTTGTTGACGAACAACAGGGTTGGGACTCCGATGCGTCGCAGCGCGCGCCACAGCACGACGGTCTGCGGCTGGACCCCCTCGACGGCGGACAGCACGAGCACCGCCGCGTCGAGCACGGCGAGCGAGCGCTCGACCTCGGCGATGAAGTCGGGGTGGCCGGGGGTGTCGAGGATCGTGACGGCCAGGTCGTCGAGGGCGAAGGAGGTGACGGCCGCGCGGATGGTGATCCCGCGGCGCCGCTCCAGCTCCATCGAGTCGGTGGCGGTGGTGCCGTCGTCGACCCGGCCGAGGGAGTCGACGGCACCGGCCTCGAAGAGGAGGCGCTCGGTCAGGCTGGTCTTGCCGGCGTCAACA
It includes:
- a CDS encoding elongation factor G, yielding MSLLNLGIVAHVDAGKTSLTERLLFEAGAVDSLGRVDDGTTATDSMELERRRGITIRAAVTSFALDDLAVTILDTPGHPDFIAEVERSLAVLDAAVLVLSAVEGVQPQTVVLWRALRRIGVPTLLFVNKIDRSGADVGRVLTDVRRRLGPHVAPLTRALGEGTRTAAAQTISLTDEATVEAVAESDDRLLERWANAEPIDQVEVAEALRRATAAGRLAPVLVGSAVTGAGLPQLRSALRQVLPRASEQQTPTAASVFAVDHDAEGARRAWIRLWSGQIRVREQLVVGDSAARRVTRIEVSRPGGLQDERRVRAGEIAVLRGLPAARVGDVVGRPPRRRAHRFPPTTLQALVEPLDPAQRTAMFAGLAELADEDPLIDLTLDEEAGEAAVRLHGEVQKEVIEALLRERYAVATRFLPTSVVCVERVAGTGTGLDRIKTGGNPYLATIGLRVEPAPVGSGVAFSPGVERGNLPPAFVAATEEGVRAGLRQGRFGWEVTDCLVTMTASGYYPRQSKPHQKFDKSVSSVAGDFRHLAPVVLRAALDEAGTRVCEPVDRVEVDLPDAAFGTVVSLLGRLGGTLQTSTTDGSHAHLEAHLATDQVPRLAARLPDLTGGEGLLVTALDHHAPVRGTPPVRARRGPDPADREVWFRDVPR